A window of the Bradyrhizobium ottawaense genome harbors these coding sequences:
- a CDS encoding response regulator transcription factor — translation MTHDPSIVMIVDDDDSIRRAVRRLMKSFGLAVETFASAEEFLGSDRLEKTSCLILDVHMPGMDGLQLQQHLVASNHAIPIIFITAFTDDRARVQALKAGAIGYLAKPFADDELLDCIHAALKAPEGAALQPRRQ, via the coding sequence ATGACCCACGATCCGTCGATCGTCATGATTGTCGACGATGATGACTCGATCAGGAGAGCTGTCAGGCGGCTGATGAAGTCATTCGGCCTCGCCGTCGAAACCTTTGCATCGGCCGAGGAATTTCTTGGCTCCGACCGGCTGGAGAAGACATCCTGCCTGATCTTGGACGTGCATATGCCGGGTATGGACGGGCTCCAATTGCAGCAGCATCTGGTCGCGTCCAACCATGCGATCCCGATCATCTTCATCACGGCTTTTACCGACGATCGGGCGCGCGTCCAGGCGCTGAAAGCGGGGGCCATAGGCTACCTCGCCAAACCGTTTGCCGACGACGAACTCCTTGATTGCATTCACGCTGCATTGAAGGCGCCGGAAGGCGCCGCTTTGCAGCCCCGGCGGCAGTAA
- a CDS encoding response regulator gives MISVDPTSPAWLAGGGEMGARMRAKDWSTSPLGHPETWSQSVKTAVSICLNARVPIALWLGPELRLVYNDSYIPFLGETKHPAMLGAPGREAWGEIWAAIEPMHDEVAAGRATSVEDVQLFFTRRLPREEVYVSWGYSPILAADGVTIEGTFDACTETTAKVVGKRRLATLRDLGARSTEQRSAEVACRDAAEVLRADPLDIPFAAIYLLDEEGMSARRVAGTRLDNGSTVFPESHPVIHGSLVSEPWPLNRVAETSRSCQISDLPGTVGIFSAGPWPDPVETAVVLPLAAQTQPRPAGFLIAGVSPRRILDPDYRTFLDLVAGHIATSIADARAFEAERKRAEALAEIDRAKTNFFSNVSHEFRTPLTLMMNPIEEILAELPSRLASEHRSLLHVAHRNSLRLLRLVNTLLDFSRAEAGRIQANYEPIDLATLTADLASNFRSACERAGLALDVRCPSLGQPVYVDSEMWEKVVLNLISNAFKFTLDGWIEVAVHADGADAVLVVKDSGVGIPEAELPRVFERFHRVEGQRGRTHEGTGIGLALVQELVHLHRGEIRVESKAGHGTTFIVTVPFGRDHLPADRVQGSRRLASTAISADAFVEEALRWLPSAQASGISETIVDDLGSQTDMVPADRQRSRVLIVDDNADMREHLSRVLAKWWDVEAANDGLAALEAARQNTPDLVLADVMMPRLDGIGLLSALRSDPDLANIPVILLSARAGEEARIEGLSVGADDYLVKPFSARELVARVRSHLSMSRRLRESEARLEAAVDLVKLGRYAWNPQTNELQWDGTLKAMWGLPVGAPVDYDVWRAGVHPDDLARVEAAIQRCADPRGDGVYDIEYRVIGKTDGVERWIATRGQTGFKNGMPVAFYGVALDVTDRKRIEKSLERRVEARTRELEETNRQLRSQIEQREFAEAEVQQLQRIDAIGQTTSGVAHDFNNLLSIVLTNARLLSHSLREPGDQEGIELIRTAAERGVNLTAQLLAFSRKQRLEPQPVDLNSKIAGMREMLNATLGGTVQPRTVLAMDLWPALVDPNQIELVILNLAINARDAMPSGGILTLETFNAVIDSAPGWTEGLVPGQYVGLSVRDTGVGIPDNVLPRVFEPFFTTKEPGKGSGLGLAQAYGFAKQSGGGIGIETRIGEGTSVKVFLPRAEGVQDDHDQASIAKQDSPAKATATILVVDDDAVVLRTTLRLFDAFGFMTIPAASGREALQLIASGLKIDLVLADFAMPEMTGVELAKAIHATYPGLPVIVVSGYGNREELKDFGEARILQKPYTEGELMGKITEALNPIPTF, from the coding sequence ATGATCAGCGTTGATCCCACAAGTCCAGCATGGCTCGCTGGTGGCGGCGAGATGGGCGCGCGAATGCGCGCCAAGGATTGGTCCACATCACCACTTGGACATCCAGAGACATGGTCGCAAAGTGTCAAAACGGCGGTCAGCATATGTCTTAACGCGCGCGTTCCGATCGCGCTCTGGCTTGGTCCCGAACTGCGGCTTGTCTACAACGATAGCTACATTCCCTTCCTTGGCGAGACGAAGCATCCGGCAATGCTCGGCGCACCCGGACGCGAGGCATGGGGGGAGATCTGGGCGGCGATCGAGCCGATGCATGACGAGGTGGCGGCTGGAAGAGCGACCTCGGTCGAAGACGTGCAGCTGTTTTTCACCCGAAGGCTGCCGCGCGAGGAGGTCTATGTCAGCTGGGGCTACAGCCCAATCCTGGCGGCGGACGGCGTCACGATCGAGGGCACCTTCGATGCCTGCACCGAGACGACCGCGAAGGTCGTTGGCAAGCGGCGGCTCGCGACATTACGCGATCTCGGCGCCCGTTCGACAGAACAGCGGAGTGCCGAGGTCGCTTGCCGGGATGCGGCCGAGGTTCTGCGCGCCGATCCGCTCGATATTCCATTTGCGGCAATCTACCTGCTCGACGAAGAGGGAATGAGCGCGCGCCGCGTCGCCGGGACGCGATTGGATAATGGTTCGACGGTCTTCCCCGAGAGCCATCCGGTCATCCACGGCAGCCTCGTGAGCGAGCCCTGGCCGCTGAACCGAGTCGCGGAGACCAGCCGGTCTTGCCAAATATCCGATCTTCCCGGGACTGTCGGCATCTTCTCCGCCGGTCCATGGCCGGACCCGGTCGAGACTGCCGTTGTGCTCCCGCTGGCCGCACAGACCCAGCCGCGACCCGCTGGCTTCCTGATCGCCGGTGTGAGCCCGCGCCGCATCCTCGACCCCGACTACCGCACCTTCCTCGATCTCGTTGCAGGCCATATCGCCACGAGCATTGCGGATGCGCGTGCTTTCGAGGCGGAACGCAAGCGCGCCGAGGCGCTGGCCGAGATCGATCGTGCCAAGACGAACTTCTTCTCCAACGTCAGCCACGAGTTCCGCACCCCGCTGACACTCATGATGAATCCGATTGAAGAAATTTTGGCAGAACTTCCTTCCCGGCTCGCATCTGAGCATCGCTCGCTTCTACATGTCGCTCACCGCAACTCTCTGCGCCTACTCAGGCTAGTCAATACCCTGCTTGATTTTTCGCGAGCCGAGGCCGGACGCATCCAGGCGAATTATGAACCGATCGACCTTGCCACGCTAACAGCAGACCTCGCTTCAAATTTCCGCTCGGCATGCGAACGAGCAGGCTTGGCTCTGGACGTGCGTTGTCCTTCGCTCGGACAACCTGTCTACGTCGACAGCGAGATGTGGGAAAAGGTCGTTCTCAACCTCATCTCCAATGCATTCAAATTCACGTTGGACGGCTGGATCGAGGTTGCAGTCCACGCCGATGGTGCCGACGCAGTGCTTGTTGTGAAAGACAGCGGTGTCGGCATTCCCGAAGCGGAGCTGCCGCGCGTGTTCGAACGATTCCATCGCGTCGAAGGTCAGCGCGGCCGCACTCACGAGGGCACGGGAATCGGTCTCGCACTCGTGCAGGAACTGGTGCACTTGCACCGCGGCGAGATTCGGGTCGAAAGCAAGGCGGGACATGGTACGACCTTCATCGTGACGGTACCATTCGGTCGAGATCATCTTCCCGCCGATCGTGTCCAGGGTTCACGTCGACTCGCTTCGACGGCCATCAGCGCCGACGCCTTCGTCGAAGAAGCATTGCGCTGGCTACCATCAGCTCAAGCGTCCGGCATTTCCGAAACCATAGTTGACGACCTCGGTTCCCAAACGGACATGGTCCCTGCCGACCGTCAACGGTCGCGCGTGCTGATCGTGGATGACAATGCCGACATGCGCGAGCATCTCAGTCGGGTGCTGGCAAAGTGGTGGGACGTCGAAGCCGCGAACGACGGATTGGCGGCACTCGAAGCCGCAAGGCAAAACACACCCGATCTCGTACTGGCCGACGTTATGATGCCACGCCTCGACGGGATCGGCCTTCTATCCGCCCTGCGGTCCGACCCCGATCTGGCCAACATCCCAGTGATCCTTCTGTCGGCCCGGGCCGGAGAGGAGGCGCGGATCGAAGGACTAAGCGTTGGCGCCGACGATTATCTCGTCAAGCCATTCTCCGCCCGCGAGTTGGTCGCAAGGGTGCGGTCACACCTTTCGATGTCCCGGCGACTTCGTGAAAGCGAAGCTCGGCTCGAAGCCGCCGTCGACCTGGTGAAGTTGGGCCGTTACGCTTGGAATCCGCAAACGAATGAATTGCAGTGGGACGGCACGCTGAAGGCAATGTGGGGCCTGCCTGTAGGCGCACCGGTCGATTACGATGTGTGGCGGGCCGGCGTGCATCCGGACGATCTTGCGCGCGTCGAGGCTGCGATCCAGCGATGCGCCGACCCACGGGGCGACGGCGTGTACGATATTGAGTACCGGGTGATCGGAAAAACTGACGGCGTAGAACGCTGGATCGCGACGCGCGGGCAGACCGGTTTCAAGAACGGCATGCCGGTTGCATTTTACGGGGTGGCGCTGGACGTCACCGACCGCAAACGTATCGAGAAGTCGCTCGAGCGCCGCGTTGAAGCCCGGACGCGCGAACTGGAAGAAACTAACAGGCAGCTGCGCTCCCAGATCGAGCAGCGCGAGTTCGCCGAAGCCGAAGTTCAGCAGTTACAGCGGATTGACGCGATCGGGCAGACCACGTCAGGCGTCGCGCACGACTTCAACAATCTGCTTAGCATTGTGCTCACCAACGCACGTCTGTTGTCCCACAGTTTGCGTGAACCTGGCGATCAGGAAGGCATCGAACTGATCCGCACCGCCGCGGAGCGGGGTGTGAATCTGACCGCACAACTTCTTGCGTTCTCCCGCAAACAGCGGCTTGAGCCTCAGCCGGTCGATCTCAACAGCAAGATCGCCGGCATGAGGGAAATGCTCAATGCTACGCTGGGCGGGACGGTACAGCCGCGGACGGTGCTGGCCATGGATCTTTGGCCTGCCCTGGTCGATCCGAACCAGATTGAGCTGGTCATCCTGAACCTGGCCATCAACGCCAGAGACGCCATGCCGTCGGGCGGCATTCTGACCCTTGAGACATTCAATGCTGTCATCGACAGCGCGCCGGGCTGGACGGAAGGACTCGTTCCGGGACAGTATGTGGGTCTGTCCGTCCGGGATACCGGCGTCGGTATCCCCGACAATGTGCTTCCCCGCGTCTTCGAACCATTTTTTACCACCAAGGAACCAGGAAAAGGCTCCGGCCTCGGACTAGCGCAAGCGTACGGTTTCGCCAAACAATCCGGAGGAGGCATCGGGATTGAGACGCGCATCGGAGAGGGTACGTCGGTCAAGGTCTTCCTGCCTCGCGCCGAAGGAGTCCAGGACGATCACGACCAGGCGTCGATCGCTAAACAGGACTCCCCGGCCAAGGCGACGGCGACGATCCTGGTGGTGGATGATGACGCGGTGGTCCTCAGGACGACCCTCAGATTGTTTGACGCGTTCGGATTTATGACGATTCCTGCCGCAAGCGGAAGGGAAGCGCTCCAGCTGATCGCAAGCGGACTGAAGATCGATCTCGTTCTTGCAGATTTTGCCATGCCCGAAATGACAGGCGTTGAGCTCGCGAAAGCGATCCACGCCACATATCCCGGGTTGCCAGTCATCGTCGTCAGCGGCTACGGCAATCGCGAGGAACTAAAGGATTTCGGCGAAGCGCGAATACTTCAGAAGCCCTATACCGAAGGCGAATTGATGGGAAAGATTACAGAGGCATTGAACCCTATACCGACGTTTTGA
- a CDS encoding ATP-binding protein, translating to MQSISTIGLDIAKSVFQVHGVDAAGQVVIRRQLKRQERIFETFFTTKAAGMGMGLAISKSIIEAHHGRLWAAPGSPIGAMFAFALPSASGVSL from the coding sequence ATGCAGTCAATTTCGACAATCGGTCTGGATATCGCGAAGTCGGTCTTTCAAGTGCATGGCGTTGATGCAGCCGGCCAGGTGGTCATTCGCCGTCAGTTAAAGCGCCAGGAGCGTATTTTCGAGACCTTCTTCACGACGAAAGCCGCGGGGATGGGAATGGGGCTGGCGATCAGCAAGTCGATCATTGAAGCCCATCATGGTCGGTTGTGGGCTGCACCCGGATCTCCCATTGGCGCCATGTTCGCGTTCGCATTGCCGTCGGCCTCTGGAGTCAGCCTATGA
- a CDS encoding IS701 family transposase, which produces MVNTTPKWEDELGRWLKPFLDRLGHKARRRMCPLYISGLIGPGDRKSVQPMAARLAPGDYDQLHHFIADGVWDAAPLESELLVQADRLVGGSDAVLVIDDTAMPKKGDRSVGVAPQYASSLGKTANCQTLVSLTLARGEVPVMVALRLFVPESWTSNPVRLKRAGVPVEHRAARTKPEISLAEIDRVIASGVRFGCVLADAGYGLSAPFRQGLTTRGLVWAVGIPRHQKVYPVEVKLIWPVAGRGRPRKRHIPDVLSTAAEDMLANAKWQNVSWRNGTKGRLEARFAAVRVRTADGPPQRIKDMGQQHLPGDEAWLIGEHRTSGEKKYYLANLPAKTKLRTLAATIKARWICQQAHQQLKEELGLDHFEGRSWQGLHRHALMTMIAYAFLQHRRLAQAGRKKKNQRSTASAEPAGRTPSHRRSHRSTTTSAMPVL; this is translated from the coding sequence ATGGTGAACACGACACCGAAGTGGGAAGACGAGCTTGGACGCTGGCTCAAGCCATTCCTGGATCGCTTGGGTCACAAGGCCCGGCGACGGATGTGTCCGCTTTATATCTCGGGACTGATTGGACCAGGCGATCGCAAGAGCGTCCAGCCGATGGCGGCGCGGCTGGCACCGGGCGACTATGACCAGTTGCATCATTTCATCGCTGATGGTGTCTGGGATGCGGCGCCATTGGAGTCGGAATTGCTGGTTCAGGCCGATCGCCTCGTTGGCGGCAGTGATGCGGTGCTGGTCATTGACGACACCGCGATGCCGAAGAAGGGCGATCGTTCGGTTGGTGTGGCTCCTCAATATGCCTCATCTCTCGGCAAGACGGCCAATTGCCAAACGTTGGTGTCGCTGACGCTTGCGCGGGGTGAAGTGCCGGTCATGGTGGCGTTACGTCTCTTCGTTCCCGAGAGTTGGACGAGCAATCCGGTGCGTTTGAAGCGTGCGGGCGTTCCAGTCGAGCACCGCGCAGCGCGGACCAAGCCAGAGATCTCCTTGGCGGAGATTGACCGCGTCATCGCCTCCGGTGTGCGCTTTGGCTGTGTGCTGGCGGATGCCGGTTACGGCCTCAGCGCGCCGTTCCGTCAGGGGCTCACGACACGCGGCCTGGTTTGGGCCGTCGGTATCCCTCGTCACCAGAAGGTTTATCCGGTGGAGGTTAAATTGATCTGGCCGGTCGCCGGTCGAGGTCGTCCCCGCAAGCGGCACATTCCCGATGTATTGTCGACGGCGGCCGAAGACATGCTGGCCAATGCCAAGTGGCAAAATGTGAGTTGGCGAAACGGGACCAAGGGCCGGCTGGAAGCTCGCTTCGCCGCGGTTCGCGTGCGGACCGCCGATGGACCTCCGCAGCGGATCAAGGACATGGGCCAGCAGCATCTTCCGGGGGACGAAGCCTGGCTTATCGGCGAACACAGGACGTCGGGAGAGAAGAAATATTATCTCGCCAATCTGCCGGCCAAGACGAAGCTGCGCACGTTAGCTGCCACGATCAAAGCACGATGGATTTGCCAACAGGCCCACCAGCAGTTGAAAGAGGAGCTCGGGCTTGATCACTTCGAGGGACGATCCTGGCAGGGCCTTCATCGTCATGCGCTCATGACCATGATCGCTTACGCATTCCTCCAGCATCGCCGTCTCGCACAAGCGGGGCGGAAAAAAAAGAATCAACGGTCCACCGCCTCAGCCGAGCCTGCCGGCCGTACGCCAAGCCATCGTCGATCTCATCGTTCAACCACGACCTCAGCGATGCCCGTACTGTAG